In Drosophila santomea strain STO CAGO 1482 chromosome 3L, Prin_Dsan_1.1, whole genome shotgun sequence, a single window of DNA contains:
- the LOC120448432 gene encoding protein tfg-1 — translation MSKPGRRCGIITDAPPIKGECSCSGQVIPREIMDRRVTAIGLVILQLLVSGFCFQEKAPLQTSLVSGQARNDKQQQVLDDPLGSGRGIEDHLLKTIGKGGIKLVMASGAPTTTPKPSVQHHYYYPPEDQQHPRQYGYPPPWSPAPGPYPPPPQRPWGPPPPPGPPPPGPPPPAPYYNPYYNGFNYYGAYGGYGYGGFGYPGYSGYPGYPYYPFYRSSTAGEVDNQLPGADGLASGAIPGVFQGRAVLSHQNFLDGRNNANIVPLYHLLQMART, via the exons ATGAGCAAACCGGGCAGAAGATGTGGGATTATCACAGATGCACCGCCTATAAAAGGGGAATGCAGCTGCAGTGGTCAGGTTATTCCGAGAGAGATCATGGATCGAAGAGTGACAGCGATTGGTTTGG TTatcctgcagctgctggtcAGCGGCTTCTGCTTCCAGGAGAAGGCTCCGCTGCAGACGAGCCTGGTCAGCGGACAGGCCAGGAACGACAAGCAGCAACAGGTGCTGGACGATCCGCTGGGAAGTGGACGCGGAATTGAAGACCACCTGCTGAAGACCATTGGTAAGGGCGGCATCAAGCTGGTGATGGCCTCGGGCGCCCCGACGACCACCCCGAAACCGTCAGTACAACACCATTACTATTATCCACCAGAGGATCAGCAGCACCCACGGCAGTACGGCTATCCGCCGCCCTGGTCGCCAGCACCGGGCCCTTATCCGCCGCCTCCACAGCGTCCCTGGgggccaccaccgccacccgGACCTCCGCCGCCAGGACCTCCTCCGCCGGCACCCTACTACAATCCCTACTACAATGGCTTCAACTACTACGGCGCATATGGCGGCTATGGCTATGGGGGCTTTGGCTATCCCGGCTACTCAGGCTATCCTGGCTATCCCTACTATCCCTTCTATCGCTCCTCGACGGCTGGGGAGGTCGATAACCAGCTCCCCGGCGCCGATGGACTCGCTTCCGGCGCCATTCCTGGCGTTTTCCAGGGCAGGGCCGTGCTGTCCCACCAGAACTTCCTCGACGGCAGGAACAACGCAAACATTGTGCCCCTTTATCACCTGCTCCAAATGGCCAGAACCTAA
- the LOC120448871 gene encoding probable E3 ubiquitin-protein ligase HERC4 isoform X1 produces the protein MASGKELYCWGSTSHGQLGLGGIEDEQILTPSQIPWTPDTAVQQVACGHRHTLFLTANGKVYACGSNDHSQLGHDLPTKRPRMSPFLLIPELQDYVVIQISCGSRHSLALSEWGQVLSWGDNDCGQLGHATDKEIVQLPKVVRQLVSKTVVQIACGNNHSLALTSCGELYSWGSNIYGQLGVNSPKDLTHCNYPLRLTTLLGIPLAAIACGGNHSFLISKSGAVFGWGRNNCGQLGLNDETNRAYPTQLKTLRTLGVRFVACGDEFSVFLTNEGGVFTCGAGAYGQLGHGFSSNEMLPRMVMELMGSTITQVACGNRHTLALVPSRGRVYAFGLGSSGQLGTRSTKSLMLPQVVIGPWVSPSGSALLQSNDAKVSVVIRQIFSGGDQSIVTTTLFMEKVPPEDFRIYNPKSQILALTAEVTKQCAQFKQGGQSDMDLLSSIELIFKSQACWNGSFLLDHDRHFGCSVRNHGLDLNAAQLAFDNLRVVENESIKQVIWDNITKELVGSLVSSPADVESMRLYLLLPLYHEFVNSKHYKSLQVPFANAIFKLTENPRKVLIKWLAQTPAEYFERLVQNCLHVVVHIVSFKMGLAAISPSVERRQRLLPYNTELEVILKLMQTLCQINNSRDDRLNYQSFYWPDLSDYADVQQEFVKWIMVDTASEFNICNYSFIFDQSAKTALLQADQAVQMHSAMANAATMAFSLVNYGMHISQFIVLNVTRDNLVQDSLRELQRYSQSDLKKPLKIKFHGEEAEDAGGVRKEFFMLLLKDLLDPKYGMFKEYEESRLLWFADLTFETENMYFLIGVLCGLAIYNFTIINLPFPLVLYKKLLGKPVDLSDLRQLSPPEANSMQSLLDYQGEDFKDVFDLTFEISRDVFGEAETKCLKPNGNEIAVTQENKKEFVDLYVDFVFNKSVELHYTAFHKGFMKVCSGRVIHIFQPEELMAVVVGNEDYDWQALQDNCEYREGYTSGDDTIKWFWEVIHDLSEAEKKSFLLYLTGSDRIPIQGMKALKLTIQPTPDERFLPVAHTCFNMLDLPRYKTKERLKFKLLQAIQQTQGFSLV, from the exons ATGGCATCTGGCAAAGAGCTTTATTGCTGGGGGAGCACATCGCATGGTCAATTGGGACTCGGCGGAATCGAGGATGAACAG ATCCTCACACCCAGTCAGATACCCTGGACACCGGACACCGCTGTACAGCAGGTTGCCTGTGGACACCGGCACACCCTCTTTCTGACCGCCAATGGAAAAGTATACGCTTGCGGGAGCAACGACCACTCCCAACTGGGACACGATCTGCCCACCAAAAGGCCACGTATGTCGCCATTTC TGCTTATCCCGGAACTGCAAGATTACGTGGTCATCCAGATCTCCTGCGGCAGCCGCCACTCATTGGCGCTTTCCGAGTGGGGCCAGGTATTGAGCTGGGGCGACAACGACTGCGGCCAGCTAGGACATGCCACCGACAAGGAGATCGTGCAGCTGCCCAAGGTTGTGCGGCAACTGGTGTCCAAGACGGTGGTGCAGATCGCCTGTGGCAACAATCACAGCCTGGCACTGACCAGTT GTGGCGAGCTGTATTCGTGGGGTTCCAACATCTACGGCCAGCTGGGCGTGAACTCCCCCAAGGATCTGACACACTGCAACTATCCCCTTCGGCTAACCACGCTGCTGGGAATTCCGCTGGCCGCGATTGCCTGCGGAGGCAATCACTCGTTCCTCATCTCCAAGTCCGGTGCGGTGTTCGGATGGGGCAGGAACAACTGTGGCCAGCTTGGACTGAATGATGAAACGAACCGCGCCTATCCCACACAGCTGAAAACGCTGCGCACCCTGGGCGTTCGATTTGTGGCCTGCGGCGATGAGTTCTCCGTTTTTCTGACCAACGAGGGAGGAGTGTTTACCTGTGGAGCTGGCGCTTACGGGCAGTTGGGACATGGCTTTAGCTCGAATGAGATGCTGCCGCGAATGGTAATGGAGCTAATGGGCAGCACCATCACTCAGGTGGCCTGTGGCAATCGCCACACTCTCGCGCTCGTTCCATCGCGCGGCAGGGTTTATGCCTTCGGCTTGGGTAGCTCTGGGCAGCTGGGCACGAGGAGTACCAAGAGCTTGATGCTGCCGCAGGTGGTCATCGGTCCTTGGGTGTCGCCCAGCGGATCAGCCCTGTTGCAATCCAACGATGCAAAGGTCTCGGTGGTCATCCGGCAGATTTTCTCAGGTGGGGATCAGTCAATTGTGACCACAACATTGTTTATGGAGAAGGTGCCGCCCGAGGATTTCAGAATCTACAA CCCCAAATCCCAGATCCTTGCCCTAACAGCAGAAGTCACTAAGCAGTGCGCTCAGTTCAAGCAAGGCGGTCAAAGCGACATGGATCTCCTCAGCTCTATTGAACTGATATTCAAGAGTCAGGCCTGTTGGAATGGTTCCTTCCTGTTGGATCACGACAGACACTTTGGATGCTCGGTTCGCAACCACGGATTGGATCTCAACGCAGCCCAATTGGCATTCGACAATCTGCGCGTTGTGGAAAACGAAAGCATTAAGCAGGTG ATCTGGGACAATATAACCAAGGAGCTAGTTGGTTCTTTGGTGAGCTCACCGGCGGATGTGGAGAGCATGCGATTATATCTTCTACTACCACTTTACCACGAGTTCGTCAACTCCAAGCACTACAAGTCACTGCAGGTTCCGTTTGCCAATGCCATATTTAAGCTAACAGAGAACCCACGAAAAGTGCTGATCAAGTGGCTGGCCCAAACTCCGGCTGAATACTTTGAGCGCCTTGTCCAGAACTGCTTGCATGTTGTCGTCCATATTGTTAGTTTCAAAATGGGCTTGGCTGCCATTAGTCCCAGCGTGGAAAGACGTCAAAGG CTCCTGCCATATAACACTGAGCTCGAGGTCATTCTTAAACTGATGCAAACGCTCTGCCAAATCAACAACTCGCGTGATGATCGCCTAAACTATCAAAGCTTTTACTGGCCCGACCTTTCGGATTATGCAGACGTGCAGCAGGAGTTCGTGAAATGGATCATGGTCGACACTGCCAGCGAATTCAACATTTGCaattattcattcattttcgaCCAGTCTGCTAAGACAGCGTTGCTCCAAGCGGATCAGGCGGTGCAGATGCACTCTGCCATGGCCAATGCGGCTACCATG GCATTCAGCCTTGTTAACTACGGGATGCACATCTCGCAGTTCATCGTGCTTAACGTGACGCGGGACAATCTGGTGCAGGATTCCCTTCGCGAGTTGCAGCGTTACTCGCAAAGTGATCTCAAGAAGCCGCTGAAAATCAAGTTCCATGGCGAAGAGGCGGAGGATGCGGGTGGCGTGCGCAAAGAGTTcttcatgttgctgctgaagGATCTCCTCGATCCCAAGTACGGTATGTTCAAGGAGTACGAGGAGTCGCGCCTGCTCTGGTTTGCAGATCTCACCTTCGAGACGGAGAACATGTACTTCCTAATTGGCGTCCTCTGCGGTCTGGCCATCTATAACTTTACCATCATCAACTTGCCATTTCCACTGGTTCTGTACAAAAAGCTGCTGGGCAAGCCAGTGGATCTCAGTGATCTCCGCCAGCTTTCCCCTCCGGAGGCCAACTCCATGCAATCTCTGCTCGACTACCAGGGCGAGGATTTTAAGGATGTTTTCGATCTGACTTTTGAGATATCGCGGGATGTATTTGGCGAGGCGGAGACGAAGTGCCTTAAGCCCAACGGCAATGAGATAGCCGTAACCCAGGAAAACAA GAAGGAGTTTGTGGATCTGTACGTTGACTTTGTGTTCAACAAGTCCGTCGAGCTGCATTACACTGCGTTTCACAAGGGCTTTATGAAGGTCTGCTCTGGCCGAGTGATTCACATATTCCAGCCGGAGGAGCTGATGGCCGTAGTGGTGGGCAACGAGGACTACGACTGGCAGGCGCTGCAAGACAACTGCGAGTACCGTGAGGGCTACACTTCGGGCGATGATACA ATCAAATGGTTCTGGGAGGTCATTCATGATCTGTCCGAGGCGGAAAAGAAGAGTTTCCTGCTCTATTTAACTGGCAGCGATCGCATTCCCATCCAGGGCATGAAGGCCCTTAAA CTCACCATTCAACCCACCCCGGACGAACGTTTCCTGCCCGTGGCCCACACCTGCTTCAATATGCTGGACCTGCCGCGCTACAAGACCAAGGAGCGCCTCAAGTTCAAGCTATTGCAGGCCATCCAGCAGACGCAGGGCTTCAGCCTGGTCTGA
- the LOC120448871 gene encoding probable E3 ubiquitin-protein ligase HERC4 isoform X2 yields the protein MASGKELYCWGSTSHGQLGLGGIEDEQILTPSQIPWTPDTAVQQVACGHRHTLFLTANGKVYACGSNDHSQLGHDLPTKRPLLIPELQDYVVIQISCGSRHSLALSEWGQVLSWGDNDCGQLGHATDKEIVQLPKVVRQLVSKTVVQIACGNNHSLALTSCGELYSWGSNIYGQLGVNSPKDLTHCNYPLRLTTLLGIPLAAIACGGNHSFLISKSGAVFGWGRNNCGQLGLNDETNRAYPTQLKTLRTLGVRFVACGDEFSVFLTNEGGVFTCGAGAYGQLGHGFSSNEMLPRMVMELMGSTITQVACGNRHTLALVPSRGRVYAFGLGSSGQLGTRSTKSLMLPQVVIGPWVSPSGSALLQSNDAKVSVVIRQIFSGGDQSIVTTTLFMEKVPPEDFRIYNPKSQILALTAEVTKQCAQFKQGGQSDMDLLSSIELIFKSQACWNGSFLLDHDRHFGCSVRNHGLDLNAAQLAFDNLRVVENESIKQVIWDNITKELVGSLVSSPADVESMRLYLLLPLYHEFVNSKHYKSLQVPFANAIFKLTENPRKVLIKWLAQTPAEYFERLVQNCLHVVVHIVSFKMGLAAISPSVERRQRLLPYNTELEVILKLMQTLCQINNSRDDRLNYQSFYWPDLSDYADVQQEFVKWIMVDTASEFNICNYSFIFDQSAKTALLQADQAVQMHSAMANAATMAFSLVNYGMHISQFIVLNVTRDNLVQDSLRELQRYSQSDLKKPLKIKFHGEEAEDAGGVRKEFFMLLLKDLLDPKYGMFKEYEESRLLWFADLTFETENMYFLIGVLCGLAIYNFTIINLPFPLVLYKKLLGKPVDLSDLRQLSPPEANSMQSLLDYQGEDFKDVFDLTFEISRDVFGEAETKCLKPNGNEIAVTQENKKEFVDLYVDFVFNKSVELHYTAFHKGFMKVCSGRVIHIFQPEELMAVVVGNEDYDWQALQDNCEYREGYTSGDDTIKWFWEVIHDLSEAEKKSFLLYLTGSDRIPIQGMKALKLTIQPTPDERFLPVAHTCFNMLDLPRYKTKERLKFKLLQAIQQTQGFSLV from the exons ATGGCATCTGGCAAAGAGCTTTATTGCTGGGGGAGCACATCGCATGGTCAATTGGGACTCGGCGGAATCGAGGATGAACAG ATCCTCACACCCAGTCAGATACCCTGGACACCGGACACCGCTGTACAGCAGGTTGCCTGTGGACACCGGCACACCCTCTTTCTGACCGCCAATGGAAAAGTATACGCTTGCGGGAGCAACGACCACTCCCAACTGGGACACGATCTGCCCACCAAAAGGCCAC TGCTTATCCCGGAACTGCAAGATTACGTGGTCATCCAGATCTCCTGCGGCAGCCGCCACTCATTGGCGCTTTCCGAGTGGGGCCAGGTATTGAGCTGGGGCGACAACGACTGCGGCCAGCTAGGACATGCCACCGACAAGGAGATCGTGCAGCTGCCCAAGGTTGTGCGGCAACTGGTGTCCAAGACGGTGGTGCAGATCGCCTGTGGCAACAATCACAGCCTGGCACTGACCAGTT GTGGCGAGCTGTATTCGTGGGGTTCCAACATCTACGGCCAGCTGGGCGTGAACTCCCCCAAGGATCTGACACACTGCAACTATCCCCTTCGGCTAACCACGCTGCTGGGAATTCCGCTGGCCGCGATTGCCTGCGGAGGCAATCACTCGTTCCTCATCTCCAAGTCCGGTGCGGTGTTCGGATGGGGCAGGAACAACTGTGGCCAGCTTGGACTGAATGATGAAACGAACCGCGCCTATCCCACACAGCTGAAAACGCTGCGCACCCTGGGCGTTCGATTTGTGGCCTGCGGCGATGAGTTCTCCGTTTTTCTGACCAACGAGGGAGGAGTGTTTACCTGTGGAGCTGGCGCTTACGGGCAGTTGGGACATGGCTTTAGCTCGAATGAGATGCTGCCGCGAATGGTAATGGAGCTAATGGGCAGCACCATCACTCAGGTGGCCTGTGGCAATCGCCACACTCTCGCGCTCGTTCCATCGCGCGGCAGGGTTTATGCCTTCGGCTTGGGTAGCTCTGGGCAGCTGGGCACGAGGAGTACCAAGAGCTTGATGCTGCCGCAGGTGGTCATCGGTCCTTGGGTGTCGCCCAGCGGATCAGCCCTGTTGCAATCCAACGATGCAAAGGTCTCGGTGGTCATCCGGCAGATTTTCTCAGGTGGGGATCAGTCAATTGTGACCACAACATTGTTTATGGAGAAGGTGCCGCCCGAGGATTTCAGAATCTACAA CCCCAAATCCCAGATCCTTGCCCTAACAGCAGAAGTCACTAAGCAGTGCGCTCAGTTCAAGCAAGGCGGTCAAAGCGACATGGATCTCCTCAGCTCTATTGAACTGATATTCAAGAGTCAGGCCTGTTGGAATGGTTCCTTCCTGTTGGATCACGACAGACACTTTGGATGCTCGGTTCGCAACCACGGATTGGATCTCAACGCAGCCCAATTGGCATTCGACAATCTGCGCGTTGTGGAAAACGAAAGCATTAAGCAGGTG ATCTGGGACAATATAACCAAGGAGCTAGTTGGTTCTTTGGTGAGCTCACCGGCGGATGTGGAGAGCATGCGATTATATCTTCTACTACCACTTTACCACGAGTTCGTCAACTCCAAGCACTACAAGTCACTGCAGGTTCCGTTTGCCAATGCCATATTTAAGCTAACAGAGAACCCACGAAAAGTGCTGATCAAGTGGCTGGCCCAAACTCCGGCTGAATACTTTGAGCGCCTTGTCCAGAACTGCTTGCATGTTGTCGTCCATATTGTTAGTTTCAAAATGGGCTTGGCTGCCATTAGTCCCAGCGTGGAAAGACGTCAAAGG CTCCTGCCATATAACACTGAGCTCGAGGTCATTCTTAAACTGATGCAAACGCTCTGCCAAATCAACAACTCGCGTGATGATCGCCTAAACTATCAAAGCTTTTACTGGCCCGACCTTTCGGATTATGCAGACGTGCAGCAGGAGTTCGTGAAATGGATCATGGTCGACACTGCCAGCGAATTCAACATTTGCaattattcattcattttcgaCCAGTCTGCTAAGACAGCGTTGCTCCAAGCGGATCAGGCGGTGCAGATGCACTCTGCCATGGCCAATGCGGCTACCATG GCATTCAGCCTTGTTAACTACGGGATGCACATCTCGCAGTTCATCGTGCTTAACGTGACGCGGGACAATCTGGTGCAGGATTCCCTTCGCGAGTTGCAGCGTTACTCGCAAAGTGATCTCAAGAAGCCGCTGAAAATCAAGTTCCATGGCGAAGAGGCGGAGGATGCGGGTGGCGTGCGCAAAGAGTTcttcatgttgctgctgaagGATCTCCTCGATCCCAAGTACGGTATGTTCAAGGAGTACGAGGAGTCGCGCCTGCTCTGGTTTGCAGATCTCACCTTCGAGACGGAGAACATGTACTTCCTAATTGGCGTCCTCTGCGGTCTGGCCATCTATAACTTTACCATCATCAACTTGCCATTTCCACTGGTTCTGTACAAAAAGCTGCTGGGCAAGCCAGTGGATCTCAGTGATCTCCGCCAGCTTTCCCCTCCGGAGGCCAACTCCATGCAATCTCTGCTCGACTACCAGGGCGAGGATTTTAAGGATGTTTTCGATCTGACTTTTGAGATATCGCGGGATGTATTTGGCGAGGCGGAGACGAAGTGCCTTAAGCCCAACGGCAATGAGATAGCCGTAACCCAGGAAAACAA GAAGGAGTTTGTGGATCTGTACGTTGACTTTGTGTTCAACAAGTCCGTCGAGCTGCATTACACTGCGTTTCACAAGGGCTTTATGAAGGTCTGCTCTGGCCGAGTGATTCACATATTCCAGCCGGAGGAGCTGATGGCCGTAGTGGTGGGCAACGAGGACTACGACTGGCAGGCGCTGCAAGACAACTGCGAGTACCGTGAGGGCTACACTTCGGGCGATGATACA ATCAAATGGTTCTGGGAGGTCATTCATGATCTGTCCGAGGCGGAAAAGAAGAGTTTCCTGCTCTATTTAACTGGCAGCGATCGCATTCCCATCCAGGGCATGAAGGCCCTTAAA CTCACCATTCAACCCACCCCGGACGAACGTTTCCTGCCCGTGGCCCACACCTGCTTCAATATGCTGGACCTGCCGCGCTACAAGACCAAGGAGCGCCTCAAGTTCAAGCTATTGCAGGCCATCCAGCAGACGCAGGGCTTCAGCCTGGTCTGA